The following are encoded in a window of Sutcliffiella horikoshii genomic DNA:
- a CDS encoding ABC transporter ATP-binding protein, translating into MKPKVKFENISKSYQLYKRQSDKLYDALSFKKKSKERTFTALNDISFEVFEGEAIGVIGINGSGKSTLSNILAGIIPPTSGELTIRGEASLIAINEGLNKQLTGLENIELKCIMMGLDKKEIEEITPQIIEFADIGEFIDQPIKNYSSGMKSRLGFAISTFTNPDVLIIDEALSVGDRVFYKKCIKKINEFKAAGKTIFFISHSMKQTKYISDRVLWLHYGEIKEFGETNKVLENYNEFIEWLNTLSNEEKKAYRKDMLDKQGDVAKQRSYAENVVPTNKMFLSTFLQLSVIFLFTVVSAFFMYTERSPLAFFNSEKEVIPIELQEEVPNNSDLVPEKVDKQGRVKVEVSNFYDNVELTNKVTNLAFGSEVQVLEQIGEVYKVNYDSNVYYTDQKNVEIMKDTPVANFTILEFDPLLPEGLSSSYLFFLAHLNMDFENVKNQLNGLTNEGVNNEGYAFLEYSYDNVTFTFNENGIGHQLIISQIYSDQDLLDAIKNNAHVVSEDGKQIFIPIDGYDIVINLEKKILMITVNNE; encoded by the coding sequence ATGAAGCCAAAAGTGAAATTTGAAAACATATCTAAAAGTTATCAACTATATAAAAGACAATCTGATAAATTATATGATGCTTTATCATTTAAGAAAAAGAGTAAAGAGCGTACCTTTACTGCTTTAAACGATATATCCTTCGAAGTTTTTGAAGGAGAGGCAATAGGAGTCATTGGAATAAATGGGTCTGGGAAGTCCACTCTATCGAATATTTTAGCTGGCATTATTCCTCCTACTTCAGGAGAGCTAACTATTAGAGGAGAAGCATCACTCATTGCAATTAATGAGGGGTTAAACAAGCAATTGACAGGCCTTGAGAACATAGAGCTTAAATGCATTATGATGGGATTAGATAAAAAAGAAATAGAAGAAATAACCCCTCAAATCATTGAGTTTGCTGATATTGGTGAATTTATAGACCAACCAATAAAAAACTATTCAAGTGGGATGAAATCAAGATTAGGTTTCGCCATTTCAACATTTACAAATCCTGATGTTCTAATTATTGACGAAGCCCTTTCCGTTGGTGATAGAGTTTTTTATAAAAAATGTATAAAGAAAATTAATGAATTTAAGGCAGCCGGCAAAACTATCTTTTTCATTAGTCATTCCATGAAACAAACAAAGTATATATCAGATAGAGTGCTATGGTTACATTATGGTGAAATTAAAGAGTTTGGCGAAACTAATAAAGTATTGGAAAACTACAATGAGTTTATTGAATGGCTAAATACATTATCGAATGAGGAAAAGAAAGCATATAGAAAAGATATGTTGGATAAGCAGGGAGATGTAGCTAAACAAAGATCTTACGCAGAAAATGTAGTTCCTACAAATAAAATGTTTTTAAGTACCTTTTTACAGCTTTCCGTAATATTCCTTTTCACAGTAGTTAGTGCTTTCTTTATGTACACTGAACGATCACCGTTGGCATTTTTTAATTCAGAAAAGGAAGTAATCCCGATAGAACTTCAAGAAGAGGTCCCTAATAATAGTGATCTTGTTCCAGAGAAGGTTGATAAACAAGGGAGGGTAAAAGTAGAGGTTTCTAATTTCTACGATAATGTTGAATTGACAAATAAAGTCACTAACCTAGCGTTTGGAAGTGAAGTGCAGGTACTTGAACAAATTGGAGAGGTGTACAAAGTAAACTACGATTCTAATGTATACTATACCGACCAAAAAAATGTAGAGATCATGAAGGACACTCCTGTTGCGAACTTTACTATTTTAGAATTTGATCCATTGCTTCCCGAAGGATTATCTAGTTCCTACCTATTCTTCTTAGCTCACTTGAATATGGATTTTGAAAATGTGAAAAATCAATTGAACGGCTTAACGAATGAAGGAGTAAATAACGAAGGATATGCTTTCTTAGAATACTCATATGATAATGTCACTTTCACTTTTAACGAAAATGGTATTGGACATCAACTGATTATCTCTCAGATTTATAGTGACCAAGATCTGCTAGATGCCATTAAAAATAATGCACATGTAGTTTCTGAAGATGGAAAACAGATTTTTATACCTATTGATGGATATGATATAGTCATTAATCTGGAGAAAAAGATTTTAATGATTACTGTAAATAACGAATAA
- a CDS encoding ABC transporter permease — protein MKFVLQIVREQISNIPLIFRLAGYDIKSAYQMHYLGTIWQFLNPIVQILAYWFVFGIGIRGGAPVGDTPFFIWLLVGIVPWFFISSSITQGSNSIYKKVSLVAKMKFPVSVLPTITIIKNANNFLLLFCGLLIILLLNKIYPGIYFLQLPYYLFALIALLFSVTLLSSTISVLIRDFQTAISSLMRMFFFLTPILWDASSLSNSLINLLKLNPFYYIIEGFRNTLLNGTWFYEDLLLTIYFWSFVLLVLFIGAFLHIKFRNKFVDYL, from the coding sequence ATGAAATTTGTTTTACAAATAGTAAGAGAGCAAATATCAAATATCCCTCTAATTTTCCGGTTGGCTGGATACGATATTAAGAGTGCATATCAAATGCATTACTTAGGTACTATTTGGCAGTTCCTTAACCCGATCGTACAAATTCTTGCTTATTGGTTTGTATTTGGTATTGGAATAAGGGGAGGAGCTCCTGTAGGGGATACACCATTTTTTATTTGGTTATTGGTAGGGATTGTTCCTTGGTTCTTTATAAGTTCCTCTATAACTCAAGGATCAAATAGTATATATAAAAAGGTCAGTTTAGTAGCTAAAATGAAGTTTCCAGTTAGTGTATTACCTACAATTACGATAATAAAAAATGCAAACAATTTTTTACTATTATTCTGTGGTTTATTAATAATTTTACTTTTAAATAAGATTTATCCAGGGATTTATTTTCTGCAGTTGCCATACTACCTTTTTGCATTAATTGCTTTACTCTTTTCCGTCACATTATTAAGTTCTACCATTTCAGTTTTGATAAGAGATTTTCAAACTGCAATTAGTTCCCTTATGAGGATGTTTTTCTTCTTGACGCCTATATTATGGGATGCGAGTAGCCTTTCTAATTCTTTGATTAATCTACTGAAGTTAAACCCTTTTTATTATATTATCGAGGGATTTAGAAATACTCTATTAAATGGGACATGGTTTTACGAGGATTTACTATTAACTATTTATTTTTGGTCCTTTGTTCTACTAGTTTTATTTATTGGGGCTTTTTTACACATTAAATTTAGAAATAAGTTTGTGGATTATTTGTAA
- a CDS encoding acylphosphatase, producing the protein MTVNTTTEWLPHLTNAIPQEAYGYKICTYTVALEGWRRGLELFFYSSFINGKLNLRYSLSNGKKTHHFSATRGDLTTKGAVKICINKNLTKEFLSDAGVSVPLGDNFDETATDDQIVEVAKKIGFPLVVKPSDGSAGKGVVANIQNEQELREALVYVRKNLKLPAVMLEQFVKGEDFRIYVIEDRVLGAVTRIPANVIGDGKSTIKELVEAKNINRDKNPYMFNKPIRLNNEAKKLLTALNLNFNSVLEEGRRIFLAEKSNVSAGGDPVDITNTLTPEIKEMAIGALNAIPGLVQGAVDMVVNKETNNGVVLEINSKAEVSLHTFPAEGEPRDLPSDIIDYYFPETKNMVNIRNTKLFFDFDSIIQPIEAGLFKEIKVPNVPKYKHKVRAIRVSGKVQNVGYRKWVMKKAISLKLNGYAKNLKNGDVLVVVSGPSDNLEKMRKTLDKTSPKDATVKNVTEKSYSKPIKIGFTII; encoded by the coding sequence ATGACAGTAAATACCACAACAGAATGGTTACCACACTTAACAAACGCAATACCACAAGAAGCCTACGGATATAAAATTTGCACTTATACAGTAGCACTTGAAGGATGGAGAAGAGGACTAGAGCTGTTTTTTTATAGTAGCTTTATAAATGGGAAGCTGAACTTAAGATACAGTTTAAGTAATGGCAAAAAAACTCATCATTTTTCCGCTACTAGAGGTGACTTAACGACTAAAGGTGCTGTTAAGATTTGTATTAATAAAAATTTGACAAAGGAATTTTTGTCAGATGCAGGAGTATCAGTGCCGCTTGGAGATAATTTTGATGAAACAGCAACAGATGATCAAATCGTAGAGGTTGCAAAAAAAATCGGCTTCCCTTTGGTGGTTAAGCCTTCTGATGGATCTGCTGGAAAGGGAGTTGTTGCTAACATCCAGAACGAACAAGAGCTGAGAGAAGCTCTAGTTTATGTAAGGAAGAATCTTAAACTTCCTGCGGTCATGTTAGAACAATTCGTAAAAGGGGAAGACTTCCGAATCTATGTTATTGAAGATAGAGTTTTGGGGGCTGTAACCAGAATTCCGGCTAATGTAATAGGAGATGGAAAAAGCACTATTAAAGAATTAGTAGAAGCAAAGAATATTAATAGAGATAAAAATCCTTATATGTTTAATAAACCAATACGATTAAATAATGAGGCAAAAAAACTACTGACAGCATTAAATCTTAATTTTAATAGTGTGCTAGAAGAGGGACGAAGAATTTTCTTAGCCGAAAAAAGCAATGTTTCTGCAGGAGGGGATCCTGTAGATATTACCAACACTCTTACGCCTGAAATTAAAGAGATGGCTATTGGTGCTCTAAACGCCATTCCAGGACTGGTTCAAGGTGCTGTTGACATGGTGGTAAATAAAGAAACGAACAATGGGGTAGTTCTAGAAATTAACTCAAAGGCGGAAGTTTCACTTCATACATTTCCGGCGGAGGGAGAGCCTAGAGACTTGCCTTCAGATATTATTGATTATTACTTCCCTGAGACCAAAAATATGGTAAATATCAGAAACACTAAGTTGTTTTTTGACTTTGATAGCATAATACAGCCTATAGAAGCTGGGTTATTTAAAGAAATAAAAGTCCCTAACGTACCAAAGTATAAACATAAAGTAAGAGCTATTCGGGTATCAGGTAAGGTTCAAAATGTAGGTTATAGAAAATGGGTTATGAAAAAAGCTATTAGTTTAAAGTTAAATGGGTACGCGAAAAACTTAAAAAACGGGGATGTACTTGTGGTTGTATCAGGGCCAAGTGATAACTTAGAAAAAATGCGTAAGACATTAGATAAAACAAGTCCAAAAGATGCCACTGTGAAGAATGTTACAGAAAAATCGTATTCTAAGCCTATAAAAATTGGTTTTACTATTATTTAA
- a CDS encoding acylphosphatase, whose product MNQNEVISLPHLPKEVLVGARKTKLCAYSVALEGWRRGLTLKWYTKDSDKFDHMITFGVNPPGRLFSLSSKDRTHYFFRTRGDKVTKQAVEIGSDKDETKIWLSRAKVPTPMGKRFTEESVDEEIINFSNTIDFPLVLKPTNGSLGNGVVTNIKDVKELKNAIKYVREELGYPDVILERFATGEEYRVYVIEDKVVAAYNRIPANVVGDGVHTIRELISLKNRQRKKNARLHDCLITIDKETTEFLSKSGYTLKSIPSKGTFVLLQEKTNVSAGGDPIDATDQLRDEIKQIAIDSVKAIPGLYHGGVDIIWDKTKPIERAAVVIELNPTAQIGGILFPVEGQARDIPSAIIDYYFPETVNLPKSQAYFDLTNVLEPLQNRSALEVELPKAPIGELYSKKLILMGDVTNLSFHRQIKREAINRGLYGHIDNLFEGQIEVVVSGTNEKVLAEFIDVISNKTNHANITEVIEQDWNLAVKIGFNVSKEVNVRNLKSVETNLKAIEKELDRLKKVKRKLDYEKVKLQQSRSWRYTSIIRKIGTKVKGKRRAVPEYTV is encoded by the coding sequence TTGAATCAGAATGAAGTAATAAGTCTGCCTCACTTACCTAAAGAAGTGCTCGTAGGTGCAAGAAAAACAAAATTATGTGCTTATTCCGTAGCACTTGAAGGTTGGAGAAGAGGCCTAACTCTTAAATGGTACACAAAGGATTCTGACAAATTTGATCACATGATTACTTTTGGGGTAAATCCACCTGGAAGGTTATTTTCTCTTAGTTCTAAAGATAGAACGCATTACTTCTTTCGAACTAGAGGTGATAAAGTAACTAAGCAAGCCGTAGAGATTGGATCAGATAAGGACGAAACCAAGATTTGGCTTTCTAGAGCGAAGGTACCAACACCGATGGGTAAAAGGTTCACGGAGGAGTCAGTCGATGAGGAGATTATTAATTTCTCTAATACCATTGATTTTCCTCTAGTACTTAAGCCAACAAACGGTAGTTTAGGAAATGGTGTAGTTACTAATATTAAAGATGTTAAAGAATTAAAAAATGCCATTAAATATGTAAGGGAAGAACTAGGGTACCCAGATGTTATACTTGAACGGTTTGCAACTGGGGAAGAATATAGAGTTTATGTCATTGAAGACAAAGTGGTAGCGGCTTACAACCGTATACCTGCCAATGTAGTTGGAGATGGTGTGCACACAATCCGTGAGTTAATAAGTCTAAAGAATAGGCAGAGAAAAAAGAACGCTCGTTTACATGATTGCTTAATTACCATTGACAAGGAGACTACGGAATTCCTTAGTAAGTCTGGATACACACTTAAGAGCATTCCTTCAAAGGGAACATTTGTACTTCTACAGGAAAAGACAAATGTTTCTGCTGGGGGAGATCCCATTGATGCTACGGATCAATTACGTGATGAAATAAAGCAAATCGCCATTGATTCTGTGAAGGCAATACCTGGACTTTACCATGGTGGAGTAGATATTATTTGGGATAAGACCAAACCAATCGAAAGAGCAGCTGTAGTTATTGAGCTTAATCCAACGGCACAAATTGGTGGGATATTATTCCCTGTAGAGGGACAAGCTCGAGATATACCTTCTGCTATTATTGATTATTATTTTCCTGAGACTGTAAACTTACCAAAGTCTCAAGCGTACTTTGATTTAACAAATGTGCTGGAACCATTACAGAATAGATCTGCACTTGAGGTAGAGTTGCCAAAAGCTCCTATAGGAGAACTTTATTCGAAGAAATTAATTCTGATGGGGGATGTTACAAACCTATCTTTCCACAGACAAATAAAAAGAGAAGCAATTAACCGAGGGTTGTATGGCCATATTGATAACTTATTCGAAGGCCAAATAGAAGTAGTTGTATCTGGTACTAATGAAAAAGTATTAGCTGAATTTATAGATGTTATAAGTAATAAAACAAACCATGCCAACATAACAGAGGTTATCGAACAAGACTGGAACCTGGCTGTGAAAATTGGCTTTAATGTTAGTAAGGAAGTTAATGTTAGAAACTTGAAATCAGTAGAAACCAATTTAAAAGCAATCGAGAAAGAATTGGACAGGCTGAAAAAAGTGAAAAGAAAATTAGACTATGAAAAAGTTAAATTGCAACAAAGTAGGTCTTGGAGATATACAAGCATAATTAGAAAGATTGGAACCAAGGTTAAAGGAAAGAGAAGGGCAGTTCCTGAATATACCGTGTAA
- a CDS encoding acylphosphatase, translating into MEDNYEGQLPHLTTEIVADARGPELDAYALALEGWRRGLELKWYTKDSEDFSGMKTWFTDKPGKLFSLSNGVRVHYFFKTRGDKIANSAVDICTDKAVTKRWLEEAGIPIAPGKGFKSENTDEEIVRHASSLGFPVVIKPSDGSFGKGVYTNIKSTGELKAAIKKVRTTHSATNIVIEKHIVGQDYRVFVCDGKVVGAIKRIPANVIGDGKHSIKQLIEMKNQKREDNPRLVSCMIKPNAEMVEYILANKYTYESVPESGVEVYLTDKSNISLGGDSEEALSSLSTDIKEICIKAIRAIPGLPHGAIDIIVNEAGVHVIEINPTPQIGSLLFPLVGKATDIPKYIIDFYFPETKGLQTDRQKIYYDFSDALEPLFNRNALVTTVKMAPVGTIYSKKYTVSGSVQNKGFHRGLRKQAFERGLVGYLSNLDNGDIEVVISGTSKEEVEQFKEAFYEDTERAEVLEIEEIDWNKPVKVGFEIRADLKTGLEDLQRLISEKEQLEKEIRLAKKEIRNTKNSSSWKLTQPVRKVTLPIKNYFKKKN; encoded by the coding sequence ATGGAAGACAATTATGAGGGGCAATTACCACACTTAACAACCGAAATAGTAGCTGACGCACGTGGCCCCGAACTTGATGCATATGCACTTGCGTTGGAAGGTTGGAGACGAGGCCTAGAACTAAAATGGTATACGAAAGATTCGGAGGATTTCTCAGGGATGAAAACCTGGTTTACAGATAAACCAGGTAAATTATTTTCACTGAGTAATGGAGTTAGAGTACATTATTTCTTTAAAACTAGAGGGGATAAGATTGCTAACTCAGCGGTAGATATTTGCACTGATAAAGCTGTAACTAAGAGATGGTTAGAAGAAGCGGGTATACCTATAGCTCCAGGAAAAGGGTTTAAATCAGAGAATACGGATGAAGAAATTGTTAGACACGCTTCTTCACTAGGATTTCCAGTAGTAATCAAACCATCTGACGGAAGCTTCGGTAAAGGTGTTTATACAAATATTAAATCCACTGGAGAATTAAAAGCAGCGATAAAAAAAGTAAGAACTACTCATAGTGCAACTAATATTGTTATTGAAAAACATATTGTGGGTCAGGATTATAGAGTATTTGTTTGTGATGGAAAAGTGGTAGGAGCGATTAAAAGAATACCAGCCAATGTAATCGGGGATGGAAAGCATTCTATAAAACAATTAATTGAAATGAAGAATCAGAAGCGAGAAGATAACCCTAGATTGGTTAGTTGCATGATTAAGCCAAATGCTGAAATGGTTGAGTATATTCTCGCAAACAAATACACATACGAATCAGTTCCAGAGTCGGGAGTAGAAGTCTACTTAACAGATAAGAGTAACATCTCTTTAGGAGGAGATTCTGAAGAAGCATTAAGTTCTCTGTCTACTGATATTAAGGAAATATGTATTAAAGCAATACGAGCCATTCCGGGACTTCCACATGGAGCAATAGATATCATTGTTAATGAAGCAGGAGTACATGTTATTGAAATAAATCCTACTCCTCAAATCGGCTCTTTGCTATTTCCATTAGTAGGAAAAGCGACAGATATCCCAAAATATATTATTGATTTTTATTTTCCAGAAACAAAAGGATTACAAACTGACCGTCAGAAAATCTATTATGATTTTTCAGATGCTCTTGAACCTCTATTTAATAGAAATGCTCTAGTTACAACTGTAAAAATGGCACCGGTAGGGACTATTTACTCGAAAAAATATACAGTTTCAGGCTCTGTTCAAAACAAAGGATTTCATCGTGGCTTAAGGAAGCAAGCTTTTGAGAGAGGACTCGTAGGTTACCTAAGTAATTTAGATAATGGAGATATTGAGGTCGTTATAAGTGGTACAAGCAAAGAGGAAGTTGAACAATTTAAAGAAGCTTTCTATGAAGACACCGAAAGAGCTGAAGTTTTGGAAATTGAAGAAATTGACTGGAATAAACCCGTTAAAGTAGGTTTTGAAATAAGAGCCGATCTGAAAACAGGACTTGAAGACCTTCAAAGGTTAATATCTGAGAAAGAACAGTTAGAAAAAGAAATCAGGTTAGCAAAAAAGGAAATTAGAAACACGAAGAATAGTTCTTCGTGGAAGCTGACTCAACCGGTAAGGAAGGTAACTTTACCTATAAAAAATTATTTTAAAAAGAAGAATTAA
- a CDS encoding ATP-grasp fold amidoligase family protein, with the protein MNTNPKETSYYEMSQIESLSGEIDKEEERERKLLQILLKKDAEKKNLLRDNKRLEKECKKIRSTKIWQTSKHLNKISWLVSFLRDSINPVKKGINDELHQENNYLKGQVEVLKQEANRKKLLEISDVDDEGYNRESIFMLLKEAKDDGNFIELLDSIIDDKQLNQKKYIESLKYAAKLFKNERVELKNLVYSRVLSALPTEEIPEFIFRTQDNDVFFPFKEVGSFKTSMALQTRRIQFIQDSPQSILDDKRIAYSWVDFLGLRRPSVQDKTFTYLTIPRDTGVVIKPVKGSGSRGVYLVFEKDYIQDVRRGRILHGWEALTVSMLNDIETSWVENDEWMIEELILEQTQTFTPAKDLKFYCFYGKVALILEIQRFPTLNYCWWKPDGTRISTGKYENDLFKGSGFSEYDKEIAASLSSEIPAPFMRIDFLKTNNELVFGEFTPKPGNYDEFNSEIDTLLGNYYLDAESRLSADLINGKQFIQYQYLQKNRYNEKISFR; encoded by the coding sequence ATGAATACTAATCCAAAAGAAACAAGTTATTATGAAATGTCACAAATAGAGAGTTTGTCAGGGGAAATAGATAAAGAAGAAGAAAGAGAAAGAAAACTGCTCCAAATATTATTGAAAAAAGATGCTGAGAAAAAGAACTTATTAAGAGATAATAAAAGGCTTGAAAAAGAATGTAAAAAAATTAGAAGTACTAAGATTTGGCAAACGTCTAAACATTTAAATAAAATCTCCTGGTTAGTTAGTTTTCTAAGAGACTCTATCAATCCAGTAAAAAAGGGCATAAATGATGAGCTCCATCAAGAGAATAATTATTTAAAGGGTCAAGTGGAGGTCCTAAAGCAAGAAGCTAACAGAAAAAAGCTACTTGAAATATCGGATGTAGACGATGAGGGGTACAATAGGGAGTCTATCTTTATGTTGCTTAAGGAAGCAAAAGATGATGGTAATTTTATCGAATTATTGGATTCTATTATTGACGATAAGCAGCTTAATCAAAAAAAGTACATTGAATCGTTAAAATATGCGGCTAAATTGTTCAAAAATGAAAGAGTAGAACTAAAAAACCTAGTATATAGTCGGGTGCTTTCGGCTTTACCGACTGAAGAAATACCTGAATTTATTTTTCGTACTCAAGATAATGATGTGTTTTTTCCTTTTAAAGAGGTTGGATCGTTTAAGACAAGCATGGCTTTACAAACGAGACGAATTCAATTCATACAAGACAGCCCACAATCGATTCTTGATGATAAACGAATAGCCTATAGCTGGGTAGATTTTTTGGGACTGAGAAGACCCAGCGTACAAGATAAAACTTTTACTTATTTAACTATTCCAAGAGATACAGGTGTAGTTATCAAACCTGTTAAAGGGTCTGGATCGAGAGGCGTATATTTAGTCTTTGAAAAAGACTATATTCAAGATGTACGAAGAGGGAGAATTCTACATGGTTGGGAGGCCCTCACTGTTAGCATGCTTAATGATATAGAAACAAGTTGGGTCGAAAATGATGAATGGATGATAGAAGAACTTATATTGGAACAAACTCAAACATTTACCCCAGCAAAAGATTTGAAATTCTATTGTTTCTACGGAAAAGTAGCATTAATATTAGAGATTCAGCGTTTTCCAACATTGAATTATTGTTGGTGGAAACCTGATGGTACAAGGATTAGTACAGGGAAATACGAAAATGATTTATTTAAAGGGAGTGGATTTTCCGAGTATGATAAAGAAATAGCAGCGTCTTTAAGCTCGGAAATACCAGCTCCATTTATGAGAATAGATTTTTTGAAAACAAATAATGAATTAGTGTTTGGAGAATTTACACCTAAGCCAGGCAATTATGATGAGTTTAACTCGGAAATAGATACGTTGCTAGGTAATTATTATTTAGATGCAGAGTCAAGGCTTTCAGCTGACCTCATTAATGGGAAACAATTTATTCAATATCAATATCTACAGAAAAACAGATATAACGAAAAAATTTCGTTTAGATAA